The proteins below are encoded in one region of Meriones unguiculatus strain TT.TT164.6M chromosome 18, Bangor_MerUng_6.1, whole genome shotgun sequence:
- the Arhgap1 gene encoding rho GTPase-activating protein 1 isoform X1, producing the protein MDPLSELQDDLTLDDTSQALNQLKLASIDEKNWPSDEMPDFPKSDDSKSSSPEPVTHLKWDDPYYDIARHQIVEVAGDDKYGRKIIVFSACRMPPSHQLDHSKLLGYLKHTLDQYVESDYTLLYLHHGLTSDNKPSLSWLRDAYREFDRKYKKNIKALYIVHPTMFIKTLLILFKPLISFKFGRKIFYVNYLSELSEHVKLEQLGIPRQVLKYDDFLKSTQKSPATAPKPMPPRPPLPNQQFGVSLQHLQEKNPDQEPIPIVLRETVAYLKAHALSTEGIFRRSANTQVVREVQQKYNMGLPVDFDQYNELHLPAVILKTFLRELPEPLLTFDLYPHVVGFLNIDESQRVEMTQQVLQTLPEENYQVLRFLTAFLVQVSAHCDQNKMTNTNLAVVFGPNLLWAKDAAITLKAINPINTFTKFLLDHQGELFPSTDTQGV; encoded by the exons ATGGACCCTCTCTCAGAACTGCAAGATGACCTGACCCTAGATGATACCAGCCAAGCTCTGAACCAGTTGAAGCTGGCCTCCATTGATGAGAAGAACTGGCCTTCTGATGAAATGCCAGATTTTCCCAAGTCAG ATGACTCCAAAAGCAGTTCTCCGGAACCTGTCACACACCTGAAGTGGGATGACCCTTACTACGACATTGCCCGGCACCAGATTGTGGAAGTAGCAG GTGATGATAAGTATGGGCGGAAGATCATTGTGTTTAGTGCTTGTCGAATGCCCCCTAGCCACCAGCTGGACCACAGCAAGCTCTTGGG GTACTTGAAGCACACCCTGGACCAGTACGTGGAGAGTGACTACACGCTGCTCTACCTGCACCATGGCTTGACCAGTGACAACAAGCCCTCCCTCAGCTGGCTACGGGATGCCTACCGGGAGTTTGACCGCAA GTACAAGAAGAACATCAAGGCCCTGTACATCGTGCACCCGACCATGTTCATCAAAACCCTGCTTATCCTCTTCAAGCCCCTCATCAG TTTCAAGTTTGGTCGGAAGATCTTCTATGTGAACTACCTGAGCGAGCTGAGCGAGCACGTCAAGCTGGAGCAGCTCGGCATCCCTCGCCAAGTGCTCAA GTATGATGATTTCCTCAAATCTACACAGAAGAGCCCTGCAACAGCCCCCAAGCCCATGCCGCCGCGTCCCCCACTGCCTAATCAGCAGTTTGGGGTCTCGTTGCAGCA CCTCCAGGAGAAAAACCCAGACCAGGAGCCCATTCCCATTGTGCTCAGGGAGACAGTTGCCTACTTGAAGGCTCACG CTCTCTCCACCGAGGGCATCTTCCGGAGATCTGCCAACACCCAGGTTGTCCGGGAAGTGCAGCAGAAGTACAATATGG GGCTGCCGGTGGACTTTGACCAGTACAATGAGCTGCACCTGCCAGCAGTCATCCTCAAGACCTTCCTTCGGGAGCTTCCTGAACCCTTGCTAACCTTTGACCTCTACCCCCACGTTGTGGGCTTCCTCA ATATTGATGAAAGCCAGAGAGTGGAGATGACACAGCAGGTTCTCCAAACTCTGCCAGAGGAGAACTACCAGGTGCTTCGTTTCCTGACTGCCTTCCTGGTGCAG GTATCTGCCCACTGTGACCAGAACAAGATGACCAATACTAACCTGGCTGTGGTCTTCGGTCCCAACCTGCTGTGGGCCAAGGATGCTGCCATCACCCTCAAGGCCATCAACCCCATCAACACCTTCACGAAGTTCCTCCTGGATCACCAAGGGGAGTTGTTCCCCAGCACAGATACCCAGGGGGTCTGA
- the Arhgap1 gene encoding rho GTPase-activating protein 1 isoform X2, with protein sequence MAEVVGELGAARGGGSRSSSEPDVCRALTGVAKGALPERAMDPLSELQDDLTLDDTSQALNQLKLASIDEKNWPSDEMPDFPKSDDSKSSSPEPVTHLKWDDPYYDIARHQIVEVAGDDKYGRKIIVFSACRMPPSHQLDHSKLLGYLKHTLDQYVESDYTLLYLHHGLTSDNKPSLSWLRDAYREFDRKYKKNIKALYIVHPTMFIKTLLILFKPLISFKFGRKIFYVNYLSELSEHVKLEQLGIPRQVLKYDDFLKSTQKSPATAPKPMPPRPPLPNQQFGVSLQHLQEKNPDQEPIPIVLRETVAYLKAHALSTEGIFRRSANTQVVREVQQKYNMGLPVDFDQYNELHLPAVILKTFLRELPEPLLTFDLYPHVVGFLNIDESQRVEMTQQVLQTLPEENYQVLRFLTAFLVQVSAHCDQNKMTNTNLAVVFGPNLLWAKDAAITLKAINPINTFTKFLLDHQGELFPSTDTQGV encoded by the exons ATGGCGGAAGTGGTTGGGGAGCTGGGGGCCGCCCGAGGGGGCGGTTCCCGTTCCAGCTCCGAGCCGGATGTTTGCCGAGCTTTGACAGGCGTGGCAAAGGGAGCCTTGCCTGAGCGCG CCATGGACCCTCTCTCAGAACTGCAAGATGACCTGACCCTAGATGATACCAGCCAAGCTCTGAACCAGTTGAAGCTGGCCTCCATTGATGAGAAGAACTGGCCTTCTGATGAAATGCCAGATTTTCCCAAGTCAG ATGACTCCAAAAGCAGTTCTCCGGAACCTGTCACACACCTGAAGTGGGATGACCCTTACTACGACATTGCCCGGCACCAGATTGTGGAAGTAGCAG GTGATGATAAGTATGGGCGGAAGATCATTGTGTTTAGTGCTTGTCGAATGCCCCCTAGCCACCAGCTGGACCACAGCAAGCTCTTGGG GTACTTGAAGCACACCCTGGACCAGTACGTGGAGAGTGACTACACGCTGCTCTACCTGCACCATGGCTTGACCAGTGACAACAAGCCCTCCCTCAGCTGGCTACGGGATGCCTACCGGGAGTTTGACCGCAA GTACAAGAAGAACATCAAGGCCCTGTACATCGTGCACCCGACCATGTTCATCAAAACCCTGCTTATCCTCTTCAAGCCCCTCATCAG TTTCAAGTTTGGTCGGAAGATCTTCTATGTGAACTACCTGAGCGAGCTGAGCGAGCACGTCAAGCTGGAGCAGCTCGGCATCCCTCGCCAAGTGCTCAA GTATGATGATTTCCTCAAATCTACACAGAAGAGCCCTGCAACAGCCCCCAAGCCCATGCCGCCGCGTCCCCCACTGCCTAATCAGCAGTTTGGGGTCTCGTTGCAGCA CCTCCAGGAGAAAAACCCAGACCAGGAGCCCATTCCCATTGTGCTCAGGGAGACAGTTGCCTACTTGAAGGCTCACG CTCTCTCCACCGAGGGCATCTTCCGGAGATCTGCCAACACCCAGGTTGTCCGGGAAGTGCAGCAGAAGTACAATATGG GGCTGCCGGTGGACTTTGACCAGTACAATGAGCTGCACCTGCCAGCAGTCATCCTCAAGACCTTCCTTCGGGAGCTTCCTGAACCCTTGCTAACCTTTGACCTCTACCCCCACGTTGTGGGCTTCCTCA ATATTGATGAAAGCCAGAGAGTGGAGATGACACAGCAGGTTCTCCAAACTCTGCCAGAGGAGAACTACCAGGTGCTTCGTTTCCTGACTGCCTTCCTGGTGCAG GTATCTGCCCACTGTGACCAGAACAAGATGACCAATACTAACCTGGCTGTGGTCTTCGGTCCCAACCTGCTGTGGGCCAAGGATGCTGCCATCACCCTCAAGGCCATCAACCCCATCAACACCTTCACGAAGTTCCTCCTGGATCACCAAGGGGAGTTGTTCCCCAGCACAGATACCCAGGGGGTCTGA